A genomic region of Mesorhizobium sp. NZP2077 contains the following coding sequences:
- the panD gene encoding aspartate 1-decarboxylase: MRKIVAGKLHGIHVTEANLNYHGSITLDPDHCEAAGILPMEFVEIWNKNSGARISTYVILGERGSRCCILNGAAARTCQPDDPIIVCSSIYLDEAHITSLKPRIVTFDQDNHILDRLSYSVDIDTDGRYSFAILDEADEPLVIPALVSGA; this comes from the coding sequence ATGCGAAAAATAGTGGCCGGCAAGCTGCACGGCATTCACGTCACCGAAGCGAACCTCAACTACCATGGTTCGATAACGCTCGACCCCGACCACTGCGAGGCAGCCGGGATCCTGCCGATGGAATTCGTGGAGATATGGAATAAGAATTCCGGTGCGCGGATTTCGACCTATGTCATCCTCGGCGAGCGCGGTTCACGGTGCTGCATCCTCAACGGAGCGGCGGCTCGCACCTGTCAGCCCGACGACCCGATTATCGTCTGCAGCTCCATCTACCTGGACGAAGCGCATATCACTTCGCTGAAGCCGCGGATCGTCACGTTCGACCAGGATAACCACATACTCGACCGCCTGAGCTACTCCGTCGATATTGACACAGACGGCCGTTACAGTTTCGCGATTCTTGACGAGGCGGATGAGCCTTTGGTCATTCCTGCCCTGGTCTCCGGGGCGTGA